The following proteins are encoded in a genomic region of Bradyrhizobium sp. SK17:
- a CDS encoding AAA family ATPase: MNNRFVLISGCSGGGKSTLLAELGGRGYAVVEEPGRRIIAEELAAGGSALPWADAAAFLRRAIDLALEDMAMAEIRSGWVFFDRGLVDAASALEASTGEPVLHAICSAYRYHRRVFMTPPWPEIYVTDSERRHGFEAATAEYRRLMETLPALGYDTVVLPKSSPSARANFVLAMLGDDNASTV, encoded by the coding sequence TTGAACAATCGCTTCGTCCTGATCTCCGGCTGCTCCGGCGGCGGAAAGTCGACCCTGCTCGCCGAACTAGGTGGACGCGGCTATGCGGTCGTCGAGGAGCCCGGCCGTCGCATCATCGCCGAGGAATTGGCGGCCGGCGGCAGCGCGCTGCCCTGGGCCGATGCGGCCGCCTTCCTGCGGCGCGCCATCGACCTCGCGCTCGAGGATATGGCGATGGCCGAAATCCGCTCCGGCTGGGTGTTCTTCGACCGCGGCCTCGTCGATGCCGCCTCGGCGCTGGAAGCGTCGACGGGCGAACCTGTGCTGCACGCGATCTGTTCCGCCTATCGCTACCACCGGCGCGTCTTCATGACGCCGCCATGGCCCGAGATCTACGTCACCGATTCCGAACGACGGCACGGCTTCGAAGCAGCGACGGCAGAGTACCGCCGCCTGATGGAGACCCTCCCCGCGCTCGGCTACGACACCGTCGTACTGCCCAAGAGCTCGCCATCCGCGCGGGCCAATTTCGTGCTGGCGATGCTTGGCGACGACAACGCATCGACGGTCTGA
- a CDS encoding RtcB family protein translates to MRRPDPHQERARELCLAAGIDPDSRVGEGRGQPAWCLYRDAARKEKLAREADAASAEIAMLRPQEERFKNAPLRVFGEHDPATIKQMRNCMAVGNVVSGVICADGHLGYAQPVGGVIAYEKQISISGVGFDIGCGNMAARLDVRFDDISETVPTIIRDVAKVISFGIGRKNVEQVEHALFDDGDAWRESDMEAYRQKAVGQLGTVGSGNHYVDLMRDEAGFVWIGVHFGSRGLGHTSATRYLKAAGGKDGMNVPPAIVDEDSELGRRYIAAMQLAGRYAYAGREWVVDRVRRIIGGKVTDSVHNHHNYAWRETHGGKDLWVVRKGATPAFPGQRGFVGGSMGDDAVILEGVDSPEAKASLYSTVHGAGRLFGRNEAKRRFTREEMDRWLTERGVTLVGADLDESPMAYRRLPEVLARHAGTVKVLHTLRPFAVAMAGEGEFDPFKD, encoded by the coding sequence ATGCGACGACCCGATCCACACCAGGAGCGCGCCCGCGAACTCTGCCTCGCCGCGGGCATCGATCCGGATTCCCGCGTCGGCGAAGGCCGTGGCCAGCCGGCCTGGTGCCTGTATCGCGACGCCGCCCGCAAGGAGAAGCTTGCGCGTGAGGCCGATGCGGCCTCGGCGGAGATCGCGATGCTGCGCCCGCAGGAAGAGCGTTTCAAGAACGCGCCGCTGCGGGTGTTCGGCGAGCACGACCCTGCGACCATCAAGCAGATGCGTAACTGCATGGCGGTCGGCAATGTCGTGTCCGGCGTGATCTGCGCGGACGGCCATCTCGGCTATGCCCAGCCGGTCGGCGGCGTGATCGCCTATGAGAAGCAGATCTCGATCTCCGGCGTCGGCTTCGACATCGGTTGCGGCAACATGGCCGCGCGGCTCGACGTGCGCTTCGACGACATCAGCGAAACCGTCCCGACGATCATTCGCGACGTCGCCAAGGTGATCTCGTTCGGCATCGGCCGGAAGAACGTCGAGCAGGTCGAGCACGCGTTGTTCGACGATGGCGACGCCTGGCGCGAAAGCGACATGGAGGCATACCGGCAGAAGGCCGTCGGCCAGCTCGGCACGGTCGGCTCCGGCAACCACTATGTCGACCTGATGCGCGACGAGGCCGGCTTCGTCTGGATCGGCGTTCACTTCGGCAGCCGCGGGCTCGGGCACACCAGCGCGACCCGCTACCTCAAGGCGGCCGGCGGCAAGGACGGGATGAATGTCCCGCCTGCCATCGTCGACGAGGATTCCGAACTCGGGCGCCGCTACATCGCCGCGATGCAGCTCGCCGGGCGCTATGCCTATGCGGGCCGCGAGTGGGTCGTGGATCGTGTCCGCCGCATCATCGGCGGCAAGGTCACCGATTCCGTGCACAACCACCACAACTACGCCTGGCGCGAGACGCATGGCGGCAAGGATCTGTGGGTGGTGCGCAAGGGCGCGACGCCGGCTTTCCCCGGGCAGCGGGGGTTTGTCGGCGGGTCGATGGGCGATGATGCCGTCATTCTCGAGGGCGTCGATAGTCCGGAGGCCAAGGCTTCGCTCTATTCGACGGTGCACGGCGCCGGGCGGCTGTTCGGCCGCAACGAAGCCAAGCGCCGCTTCACGCGCGAGGAGATGGACCGCTGGCTCACCGAGCGCGGCGTCACGTTGGTCGGCGCCGATCTCGACGAGAGCCCGATGGCCTATCGGCGCTTGCCGGAGGTGCTTGCCCGGCACGCCGGAACGGTGAAAGTGCTGCACACGCTGCGGCCGTTTGCCGTGGCGATGGCGGGTGAAGGCGAGTTCGATCCGTTCAAGGACTAA
- a CDS encoding MFS transporter produces the protein MSNSTYRWVIVAAGGLLGCVAIGGMFSLPVFLQPMARETGWSVTGISSAMTIGFLAMAFTSMAWGTLSDRFGPLPVVLTGSVVLAASLALASQATSLLAFQFVFGALVGAATAAIFAPMMACVTGWFDTHRSLAVSLVSAGMGMAPMTMSPLAAWLISHHDWRTAMLIVSAVVGAIMIPISFLVRRPPALQGDHVEAAATSGEPQMSLAQALRSPQFLILIATNFFCCATHSGPIIHTVSYAVTCGIPMVAAVTIYSVEGLAGMGGRIAFGLLGDRFGAKRVLVLGLLAQAFGALGYVFAHQLAAFYAVAATFGFIYAGTMPLYSVLIRENFPLRMMGTVIGGTAMAGSLGMATGPLAGGLIYDTFASYTWLYVGSWAVGIGAFLIMMMFRPMQTARPDAVPAPA, from the coding sequence ATGAGCAATTCGACCTATCGCTGGGTGATCGTCGCGGCCGGCGGCCTGCTTGGTTGCGTCGCGATCGGAGGCATGTTTTCGCTGCCGGTGTTCCTGCAACCGATGGCGCGGGAGACCGGCTGGTCGGTGACCGGCATCTCCAGCGCGATGACGATCGGCTTCCTCGCAATGGCCTTCACCAGCATGGCCTGGGGGACGCTGTCCGACCGGTTTGGTCCGCTCCCGGTGGTGCTGACCGGGTCGGTCGTGCTGGCGGCGAGCCTTGCGCTGGCGAGCCAGGCAACCTCGCTGCTGGCATTCCAGTTCGTGTTCGGCGCGCTGGTCGGCGCGGCGACGGCGGCGATCTTCGCGCCGATGATGGCCTGCGTCACCGGCTGGTTCGACACCCATCGCAGCCTTGCCGTCTCGCTGGTATCGGCCGGCATGGGCATGGCGCCGATGACGATGTCGCCGCTTGCCGCCTGGCTGATCTCGCACCATGACTGGCGGACCGCGATGCTGATCGTCTCGGCCGTGGTCGGCGCGATCATGATCCCGATCTCGTTCCTGGTGCGCCGCCCGCCGGCGCTACAAGGCGATCATGTTGAAGCAGCCGCCACCAGCGGGGAGCCGCAGATGTCGCTGGCGCAGGCGCTGCGCTCGCCGCAATTCCTCATCCTGATCGCCACCAATTTCTTCTGCTGCGCCACCCATTCGGGCCCGATCATCCACACCGTCAGCTACGCGGTCACCTGCGGCATTCCGATGGTCGCCGCGGTGACGATCTACAGCGTGGAAGGGCTGGCAGGCATGGGCGGCCGCATCGCCTTCGGCCTGCTCGGCGACCGCTTTGGCGCCAAGCGCGTGCTGGTGCTCGGGCTGCTGGCGCAGGCATTCGGTGCGCTCGGCTATGTGTTCGCGCACCAGCTTGCCGCGTTCTACGCGGTCGCGGCGACCTTCGGCTTCATCTATGCCGGGACCATGCCGCTCTATTCCGTTTTGATCCGCGAGAATTTTCCGCTGCGGATGATGGGCACCGTGATCGGCGGCACCGCGATGGCCGGCAGCCTCGGCATGGCGACCGGGCCGCTGGCCGGGGGCCTGATCTACGACACCTTCGCGAGCTATACGTGGCTCTATGTCGGCTCCTGGGCGGTCGGCATCGGCGCGTTCCTGATCATGATGATGTTCCGCCCGATGCAGACGGCGCGGCCGGACGCGGTGCCCGCGCCGGCGTGA
- a CDS encoding glutaminyl-peptide cyclotransferase, whose product MKKFEAEIIREYAFDGVESVGGVSFDGEQVWFAAGGRLVAFDPDSGKTTRTLDIAAHAGTAFDGKHLYQIAEDRILKIEPDTGRVVSTIPSPGGGRDSGLAWAEGSLWVGQYRDRSIIQVDPDTGKVLRTIASNRFVTGVSWVDGELWHGTWEEDQSDVRRIDPQTGEVMERIEMPQGVNVSGLESDGSDRFFCGSGSTNNKVRAIRRPKRARA is encoded by the coding sequence ATGAAGAAGTTTGAAGCCGAGATCATCCGGGAATACGCCTTCGACGGCGTCGAGAGCGTGGGCGGCGTCAGCTTCGACGGCGAGCAGGTCTGGTTCGCGGCCGGTGGCCGGCTGGTTGCGTTCGATCCCGACAGCGGCAAGACCACCCGCACCCTCGACATCGCGGCCCATGCGGGCACCGCCTTCGACGGCAAGCATCTCTATCAGATCGCCGAGGACCGTATCCTGAAGATCGAGCCGGACACCGGACGCGTGGTGTCGACCATCCCCTCGCCCGGCGGCGGCCGCGACTCCGGCCTCGCCTGGGCGGAAGGCTCGCTGTGGGTCGGCCAGTATCGCGACCGCAGCATCATCCAGGTCGATCCGGACACCGGCAAGGTTCTGCGCACCATCGCCAGCAACCGGTTCGTCACCGGCGTGTCCTGGGTCGATGGCGAACTCTGGCACGGCACCTGGGAAGAGGACCAGAGCGACGTGCGGCGGATCGATCCGCAGACCGGCGAAGTGATGGAGCGGATCGAGATGCCGCAAGGCGTGAACGTCTCCGGGCTCGAATCCGACGGCAGCGACCGGTTCTTCTGCGGCAGCGGCTCGACCAACAACAAAGTGCGCGCGATCCGGCGCCCGAAGCGCGCCCGCGCGTGA
- a CDS encoding helix-turn-helix domain-containing protein yields the protein MDSLIIAAARALAAGDPLGALKRVALRDDAPALALRGIAMARLGDFARAKELLRRAGRAFGPREAIARARCVVAEAEIALVSRDLSFPGKSLAAARATLAARGDALNAAHAGYLEIRRLLLIGSLDAAERMLDDLDPAPFPPALRVGHELVVAGIAMRRLRTKPAREALARAKDAARNAGIAELNAEVESTAQLLTTPAARLIARGSERPLLLEEVETLMASKALVVDACRYVVRDAGATVSLTRRPVLFALVRALAEAWPQDVSRGTLIARAFRGKHADESHRARLRVEIGRLRRALRPLADLNATADGFVLKPHGRHDVAVLALPVEEEHAAVLAFLADGEAWSSSALSVALGASQRTVQRALDALAASGKVQPVGRARARRWMTPPVPGFTTTLLLPAPLPNG from the coding sequence ATGGACTCGTTGATTATCGCCGCGGCGCGCGCGCTCGCGGCGGGTGATCCCCTCGGCGCACTGAAACGGGTGGCCCTGCGCGACGACGCGCCGGCGCTGGCGCTGCGCGGCATCGCGATGGCCCGGCTCGGCGATTTCGCCCGCGCCAAGGAGCTGTTGCGGCGCGCAGGCCGTGCCTTCGGCCCGCGCGAGGCGATCGCCCGGGCACGCTGCGTGGTGGCGGAAGCCGAGATCGCGCTGGTGTCGCGCGACCTGTCGTTTCCCGGCAAGAGCCTCGCCGCGGCGCGCGCGACGCTCGCGGCACGCGGCGATGCGCTCAACGCTGCGCATGCTGGCTATCTCGAGATCCGCCGCCTGCTCTTGATCGGCAGCCTCGACGCCGCCGAGCGCATGCTTGACGACCTCGATCCGGCACCGTTCCCGCCGGCGCTGCGGGTTGGCCATGAGTTGGTCGTCGCCGGCATCGCGATGCGGCGGCTGCGCACGAAGCCGGCACGCGAAGCGCTGGCAAGGGCAAAGGATGCCGCACGCAACGCCGGGATCGCCGAACTCAATGCTGAAGTAGAGAGTACTGCACAGCTGCTCACGACACCCGCGGCGCGCCTGATCGCGCGCGGCAGCGAGCGGCCGCTGCTGCTCGAGGAGGTCGAGACCCTGATGGCGTCGAAGGCGCTGGTCGTCGACGCCTGCCGCTATGTCGTGCGCGATGCCGGCGCCACGGTGTCGTTGACGCGCCGTCCGGTGCTGTTCGCGCTCGTCCGCGCGCTGGCTGAAGCGTGGCCGCAGGACGTCTCGCGCGGCACGCTGATCGCCCGGGCGTTTCGCGGCAAGCATGCCGATGAATCGCACCGCGCCCGGCTGCGGGTCGAGATCGGTCGGCTGCGCCGGGCCCTGCGGCCACTCGCCGATCTCAACGCCACCGCGGACGGATTCGTGCTGAAGCCGCACGGACGGCACGACGTCGCCGTGCTGGCGCTGCCAGTGGAGGAAGAACATGCAGCGGTGCTGGCGTTCCTCGCCGACGGCGAGGCCTGGTCGAGCTCGGCGCTGTCGGTCGCGCTCGGCGCGAGCCAGCGCACCGTGCAGCGCGCGCTCGACGCGCTCGCCGCCAGCGGCAAGGTGCAGCCGGTCGGCCGCGCCCGTGCCCGGCGCTGGATGACGCCGCCGGTGCCGGGATTCACGACGACGTTGTTACTCCCTGCCCCGCTGCCGAATGGCTAG
- a CDS encoding adenylate/guanylate cyclase domain-containing protein has translation MQLSSTLSWLVDAAAETAGANRLLAELGRHLITDGLPLAGGALTLEVPHPLIARRTWLWRADNGEVIEALGFAPEQPFAMPDMVGSADAGRRWLGALGPGPIHQDTIGTRPDGPTLGWIGTRAFTPAEADRLREAARFTAAPLAALAARATLTAALEAYLGRRSAARVLTSPLRRNTGESIEAALLFADLRGFTALSESHPPAEVIAALDAWFDRIAGAIHAFGGEVLKFIGDGLLAIFPVTTGARSACEAALRAVSAARVGMAHLDTERRRQGLPPLPFGAALHLGEVHWGNIGAADRLDFTAIGAAVNLVSRLEGLCKPLQQTVLVSGAVAAETETPLVALGTHELRGIARPCAVFTLPEG, from the coding sequence ATGCAACTGTCCTCGACACTGAGCTGGCTGGTCGACGCCGCGGCCGAGACCGCGGGCGCCAACCGGTTGCTGGCGGAGCTTGGTCGCCACCTTATCACGGATGGCCTGCCGCTTGCCGGCGGCGCGCTGACGCTCGAGGTTCCACATCCCTTGATCGCGAGGCGCACCTGGTTGTGGCGTGCCGACAATGGCGAGGTCATCGAGGCGCTCGGCTTTGCACCGGAACAACCGTTTGCGATGCCGGACATGGTGGGCTCCGCCGATGCCGGCCGGCGCTGGCTCGGCGCGCTGGGGCCCGGCCCGATCCACCAGGACACGATTGGAACACGTCCCGATGGCCCAACCCTCGGATGGATCGGAACGCGTGCCTTCACGCCTGCCGAGGCCGATCGCTTGCGCGAGGCGGCGCGCTTCACCGCCGCACCACTCGCGGCGCTCGCCGCGCGCGCGACATTGACGGCGGCGTTGGAAGCCTATCTCGGACGGCGCAGCGCGGCGCGCGTCCTGACATCGCCATTGCGGCGCAACACCGGCGAGAGCATCGAAGCGGCGTTGCTGTTTGCCGATCTCCGCGGCTTCACTGCGCTCTCGGAAAGCCACCCGCCTGCCGAGGTGATCGCCGCACTCGACGCCTGGTTCGACCGCATCGCCGGTGCGATCCATGCCTTCGGCGGCGAGGTGCTGAAATTCATCGGCGACGGCCTGCTCGCGATCTTTCCGGTCACGACCGGCGCGCGCAGCGCGTGCGAGGCGGCTTTGCGCGCGGTGTCGGCGGCGCGCGTCGGCATGGCACATCTTGATACCGAGCGGCGCAGGCAGGGTTTGCCGCCGCTGCCATTCGGCGCGGCGCTGCATCTCGGCGAGGTACACTGGGGCAACATCGGCGCGGCCGACCGCCTCGACTTCACCGCGATTGGTGCTGCGGTCAATCTGGTCAGCCGGCTCGAAGGCCTGTGCAAGCCGCTGCAACAGACCGTGCTGGTTTCGGGTGCCGTCGCCGCGGAGACCGAGACGCCGCTGGTCGCGCTCGGCACCCATGAGCTGCGCGGCATCGCGCGACCCTGCGCGGTCTTCACCTTGCCGGAGGGATGA
- a CDS encoding SRPBCC domain-containing protein — MTEAFIVQREMQIAAPPATVFAFLTDPQKIVSWMGLEAETELHPGGLYLLKGVAGDRSRTARGAFREVVPVHRLAYSFGWEGGAEVPPGSSLIEIDLMAQDNGTLLRMTHSGLPNAEQCASHSKGWAHYLARLALVVAGKAPGPDHGPHEG, encoded by the coding sequence ATGACCGAAGCCTTCATCGTTCAACGCGAGATGCAGATCGCAGCTCCGCCCGCAACCGTGTTCGCGTTCCTGACCGATCCACAGAAGATCGTGAGCTGGATGGGGCTCGAGGCCGAGACCGAACTGCATCCGGGCGGGCTCTATCTGCTCAAGGGCGTCGCCGGCGATCGCTCGAGGACTGCGCGCGGCGCGTTCCGCGAGGTCGTGCCGGTGCATCGTCTTGCCTACAGTTTTGGCTGGGAGGGTGGCGCAGAAGTCCCGCCGGGATCGAGCCTGATCGAGATCGACCTGATGGCGCAGGACAACGGCACGCTGTTGCGGATGACCCATAGCGGCCTGCCCAATGCCGAGCAGTGCGCGAGCCACAGCAAGGGCTGGGCGCACTACCTTGCCAGGCTCGCGCTCGTGGTCGCGGGCAAAGCTCCTGGCCCCGACCACGGTCCACACGAAGGATGA
- a CDS encoding HD domain-containing protein has product MTEIIAGIRVPDSAMARAATQLVRDTEDDLLYNHSRRVFFWGALTGNRRKLKFDPELLYIGAMFHDMGLTDAHASPDLRFEVDGANAARDFLRGYGVPERDIEDVWTSIALHTTPGVPEHMRPTIALVTAGVEMDVLGIAYDDFAHEHRDHVCAHHPREANFKENIIDHFAGGTIKKPLSTFGNVKADVLALKDMNYTRTNFCSIILGSKWPT; this is encoded by the coding sequence ATGACCGAGATCATCGCCGGCATCCGCGTACCCGACAGCGCCATGGCCCGCGCCGCCACCCAGTTGGTGCGCGATACCGAGGACGACCTGCTCTACAACCACAGCCGTCGCGTGTTCTTCTGGGGCGCGCTGACCGGCAACCGCCGCAAGCTGAAATTCGATCCCGAGCTGCTCTACATCGGCGCCATGTTCCACGACATGGGCCTCACCGACGCGCATGCGAGTCCCGACCTGCGTTTCGAGGTCGACGGCGCCAACGCCGCGCGCGACTTCCTCAGGGGTTACGGCGTACCGGAGCGGGATATCGAGGACGTCTGGACCTCGATCGCGCTGCACACCACGCCCGGCGTCCCCGAGCATATGCGCCCGACCATCGCGCTGGTCACCGCCGGCGTCGAGATGGACGTGCTCGGCATCGCCTATGACGATTTCGCGCACGAGCACCGCGATCATGTCTGCGCACACCATCCACGCGAGGCGAACTTCAAGGAGAACATCATCGATCATTTCGCCGGCGGCACGATCAAGAAGCCGCTGTCCACTTTCGGCAACGTCAAGGCCGACGTGCTGGCCCTGAAGGACATGAACTATACGAGGACGAACTTCTGTTCGATCATCCTCGGCTCGAAATGGCCGACGTGA
- a CDS encoding GlxA family transcriptional regulator codes for MAVQKVAIAIHEGVQALDIAGPVDVFAETNGFVADGDGYETVLVGASREPLRASNGMKISADLRFDEAEETFDILLVAGGPALPDAAPDPELTQWLRRAPERAGLYGSICTGAFALGHAGLLDGHKVTTHWQNAQRLAARFPAAEVIPDRIYIRDGRLMTSAGVTAGIDLGLALVAQRHGPQVAVAVAKRLVVVAQRQGGQSQFSPFLTAPVDEGSPIARAQALIMQHVGERHTLQSLAEAIGMSVRNFGRAFAQETGITPHEFVERARVDAARRLLEGSDRPLKAVAFDCGFGSADRMRIVFTERLGVSPAQYRSSFRKL; via the coding sequence ATGGCGGTTCAGAAGGTCGCGATCGCGATACACGAAGGGGTTCAGGCGCTCGACATCGCCGGACCGGTCGACGTGTTCGCGGAGACGAATGGCTTTGTCGCTGATGGCGATGGCTATGAGACCGTGCTGGTCGGCGCCAGCCGCGAACCGCTGCGCGCGTCGAACGGCATGAAGATATCGGCCGATCTGCGCTTTGACGAAGCAGAGGAGACATTCGACATCCTGCTCGTTGCCGGGGGCCCGGCACTGCCGGACGCCGCGCCCGATCCCGAACTGACGCAGTGGCTACGCCGGGCGCCGGAGCGTGCCGGACTGTATGGCTCGATCTGCACCGGCGCCTTCGCGCTCGGCCATGCCGGGCTGCTCGACGGCCACAAGGTGACGACGCATTGGCAGAACGCGCAACGGCTCGCGGCGCGCTTTCCAGCCGCCGAGGTGATCCCTGACCGGATCTACATCCGCGACGGCAGGTTGATGACCTCGGCAGGCGTCACCGCGGGCATCGATCTCGGGCTTGCGCTGGTCGCCCAGCGGCATGGGCCGCAGGTTGCGGTCGCGGTGGCCAAGCGGCTGGTCGTGGTGGCGCAGCGGCAGGGCGGGCAGTCGCAGTTCAGCCCCTTTCTCACCGCGCCGGTCGATGAGGGTTCGCCGATTGCCCGTGCGCAAGCGCTTATCATGCAGCATGTCGGTGAGCGCCATACGCTGCAATCGCTCGCCGAGGCCATCGGCATGAGCGTGCGCAATTTCGGCCGCGCCTTCGCGCAGGAGACCGGCATCACGCCGCACGAGTTCGTCGAACGCGCCCGCGTCGATGCCGCGCGGCGGCTGCTCGAGGGCTCCGACAGGCCGCTGAAGGCGGTGGCCTTCGACTGCGGCTTCGGCTCGGCCGACCGGATGCGCATCGTGTTCACCGAACGGCTTGGTGTGTCGCCCGCGCAGTACCGGTCGAGTTTTCGCAAACTGTGA
- a CDS encoding histidine phosphatase family protein, with protein sequence MDALTLFIIRHAEKPGESWPGPGFTAIGVADTESLVLRGWQRAGAWAALFGTDLTGGDYAKPDAIYAATPGTEPNQPPSSRPAETISALSARRGLTPNQGFGKGDEPALMKSVLASKGVALLCWEHKAIISDILPLIPVSKGKPPTKWEGSRFDVVLRFERAKGDDKFAFKELFPKLLSGDSDQPLGG encoded by the coding sequence ATGGACGCGTTGACGCTCTTCATCATCCGTCATGCCGAGAAGCCGGGCGAGTCCTGGCCGGGGCCCGGCTTCACCGCGATCGGCGTGGCCGATACCGAGTCGCTGGTGCTGCGCGGGTGGCAGCGCGCCGGCGCTTGGGCGGCGCTGTTCGGCACCGATCTCACCGGCGGCGACTATGCCAAGCCTGACGCGATCTATGCCGCGACACCGGGGACGGAGCCCAATCAGCCACCGTCGAGCCGTCCGGCCGAGACGATCTCGGCGCTGTCAGCGCGCCGCGGCCTCACACCCAACCAGGGCTTCGGCAAGGGCGACGAGCCGGCCTTGATGAAGTCGGTGCTGGCGTCGAAGGGCGTCGCGCTGCTGTGCTGGGAGCACAAGGCGATCATCTCCGACATCCTGCCGCTGATCCCGGTCAGCAAGGGCAAGCCGCCGACCAAATGGGAGGGCAGCCGCTTCGACGTCGTGCTGCGCTTCGAGCGTGCCAAAGGCGACGACAAGTTCGCCTTCAAGGAGCTGTTTCCGAAACTGCTGTCGGGCGATTCCGACCAGCCGCTGGGCGGCTGA
- a CDS encoding MmcQ/YjbR family DNA-binding protein: protein MRPKTFEAHCLRLPAATKVVQWEGTSVFKVGGKMFALAGGFIERSGGFMFKTSNMAFQLLIEQQLARPAPYLARAKWVQLVGNDALPDAELRAYLDQAHRLIAAKLTQKSRKALGLD, encoded by the coding sequence ATGCGCCCAAAGACCTTCGAAGCCCACTGCCTGCGCCTGCCCGCCGCCACCAAGGTGGTGCAATGGGAAGGCACGTCGGTGTTCAAGGTCGGCGGCAAGATGTTCGCGCTGGCCGGCGGCTTCATCGAGCGGTCCGGCGGCTTCATGTTCAAGACCTCGAACATGGCGTTTCAGCTTTTGATCGAGCAGCAGCTCGCGCGGCCGGCGCCCTATCTGGCGCGTGCCAAATGGGTGCAGCTGGTCGGCAATGACGCCCTGCCCGACGCCGAGCTCAGGGCCTATCTCGACCAGGCGCATCGCCTCATCGCCGCGAAGCTGACGCAAAAATCGCGCAAGGCGCTTGGACTCGATTGA
- a CDS encoding PadR family transcriptional regulator, protein MRKSMFRDRDDHGFRFGFFAMGRHGRGGHRFGRGGHGFFGRGGGGDFPGSRRLSSQDLQLVILALLGEQPAHGYELIKKIEERSDGFYSPSPGVIYPALTFLEEIGHASVTQDAARKLYSITEQGKAHLAENRATADTILEALSRIGRRMEEVREAFAGVSDLDSEASDDVHRARHALKSALRQKRGCDAAEARRIAKILDRAAAEILQQ, encoded by the coding sequence ATGAGAAAATCGATGTTTCGCGACCGGGACGATCACGGCTTTCGGTTTGGCTTCTTCGCCATGGGACGGCACGGCAGAGGCGGCCATCGCTTCGGCCGCGGCGGCCATGGCTTCTTCGGGCGGGGCGGCGGCGGCGACTTTCCGGGATCGCGGCGGCTCTCGTCGCAGGATCTGCAACTCGTCATCCTGGCGCTGCTCGGCGAGCAGCCGGCGCACGGCTACGAGCTGATCAAGAAGATCGAGGAGCGATCGGACGGCTTCTACAGCCCGAGCCCGGGCGTGATCTATCCGGCGCTGACCTTCCTCGAGGAGATCGGCCATGCCAGCGTTACCCAGGACGCGGCCCGCAAGCTCTACAGCATTACCGAGCAGGGCAAGGCGCATCTCGCGGAGAACCGCGCCACCGCGGACACCATTCTCGAGGCGCTGTCACGGATCGGCCGTCGCATGGAGGAGGTGCGCGAAGCCTTCGCCGGCGTCAGTGATCTCGACAGCGAGGCGTCCGACGATGTGCATCGCGCCCGTCACGCGCTGAAGAGCGCGTTGCGCCAGAAGCGTGGCTGCGATGCCGCCGAGGCGCGGCGGATCGCGAAAATCCTGGACCGCGCCGCGGCCGAAATCCTCCAGCAATGA
- a CDS encoding O-methyltransferase, translating into MYNAEPHSAIADGRVTAVIERLQATRRAPVRGNPMQSGSRDPHDYAEQGFSIHPEQGELIYLLCRGLRARRVAEFATSVGMSTLYFAAAMRDNGGGTVIGSEIVPAKVVTAKRHLAEAGLADYAEIREGDARKTLRDLGGPVDFILIDGWPGDKGPTLARQVIEIVAPQLRVGGYVMNDNAEADFLEFVRDPKNGFVSITLPLKGGTELCLKVA; encoded by the coding sequence ATGTACAACGCCGAACCGCACAGCGCGATCGCCGATGGTCGCGTCACCGCCGTCATCGAGCGCCTTCAGGCCACGCGCCGGGCGCCGGTGAGGGGCAACCCGATGCAGAGCGGCAGCCGCGATCCGCACGACTATGCGGAGCAGGGATTTTCAATTCACCCGGAGCAGGGCGAATTGATCTATCTCCTGTGCCGCGGCCTGCGCGCCAGGCGCGTCGCCGAGTTCGCGACCTCGGTCGGCATGTCGACGCTGTATTTCGCGGCCGCGATGCGCGACAATGGCGGCGGCACCGTGATCGGCTCGGAGATCGTGCCGGCGAAGGTCGTGACCGCGAAGCGCCATCTCGCGGAGGCTGGCCTTGCCGACTACGCCGAGATCCGCGAGGGCGATGCGCGCAAGACGCTGCGCGATCTCGGCGGCCCCGTCGACTTCATCCTGATCGATGGCTGGCCGGGCGACAAGGGACCGACGCTGGCGCGCCAGGTGATCGAGATCGTCGCGCCGCAATTGCGGGTCGGCGGCTATGTCATGAACGACAATGCCGAGGCGGATTTTCTGGAGTTCGTGCGTGATCCCAAGAATGGCTTCGTGTCGATCACGCTGCCGCTCAAGGGTGGCACCGAACTCTGCCTGAAGGTTGCATAG